The Fibrobacter sp. UWP2 genome has a window encoding:
- the ispE gene encoding 4-(cytidine 5'-diphospho)-2-C-methyl-D-erythritol kinase, protein MQEYAPSKINLFLDVIRKREDGYHDLGTVFQTVDAGDTVSAELRDDGVVTLEYNEPQDYPKESDLVYKVAFALKKYAADHGDTRALGADLFLDKVMPLGAGLGGGSADAAATLRLLNRLWDLKLDPQVLESIGATLGADVPFLVRGGTAFAEGIGDRLTFVAPLDLPAGNVLLIATPLDAVPTKDAYAGVPKSGPDRWEQYKARWNGAASVFATESLFNAFEISVFPKHPLVAQMKAKFLELGAKCALMSGSGASVFGIFESRTDAEAAALAMHPISRYQTITKFWHR, encoded by the coding sequence ATGCAAGAATACGCTCCTTCAAAGATCAATTTGTTTTTGGATGTGATTCGCAAGCGCGAAGACGGCTACCACGATTTGGGCACGGTGTTCCAAACGGTGGACGCCGGCGATACCGTGTCGGCGGAACTCCGCGACGACGGCGTGGTGACGCTCGAGTATAACGAGCCGCAGGATTACCCCAAGGAATCGGACCTCGTTTACAAGGTGGCCTTCGCCTTGAAAAAATACGCGGCAGACCATGGCGATACTCGCGCCCTGGGTGCGGACCTCTTCCTCGACAAGGTGATGCCTCTTGGGGCGGGCCTTGGCGGTGGCAGCGCCGATGCCGCAGCAACGCTCCGCTTGCTGAACCGCCTCTGGGACCTAAAACTGGATCCCCAGGTGCTGGAGTCTATCGGGGCGACCCTCGGTGCCGACGTCCCGTTTTTGGTCCGAGGCGGCACGGCTTTCGCCGAGGGCATCGGCGACCGCCTGACGTTTGTAGCCCCCTTGGATTTGCCTGCCGGAAACGTTCTCCTCATCGCGACTCCCCTCGATGCCGTCCCCACAAAGGACGCCTACGCGGGCGTCCCCAAGTCTGGACCCGACCGTTGGGAGCAGTACAAGGCGCGCTGGAACGGGGCCGCGTCGGTTTTTGCGACTGAGTCGCTCTTTAACGCCTTCGAAATTTCGGTGTTCCCCAAGCACCCGCTTGTTGCCCAGATGAAGGCGAAGTTCCTCGAGCTCGGGGCGAAATGCGCACTTATGAGCGGTTCGGGCGCTTCCGTGTTCGGCATTTTTGAGTCGAGGACCGATGCTGAGGCTGCCGCCCTGGCCATGCACCCCATATCCCGTTACCAGACCATCACCAAGTTCTGGCACCGCTAG
- a CDS encoding 50S ribosomal protein L25 produces MELTTLKATSRVLGANRANARLRKAGQIPAVYYGKGTEAVNISVSDIDLRKVLAPGKRYTLLDLEIDGKAGNPAVVYSYQKDAITQKFIHIDFIKIAEDSMVKVRVPVKLSGLPIGVKTQGGLFSQETRYLMLAAKPACIPTVLELDISNFETNVTFYAKDFKLPEGVELASGPRTVIFTISSKAKKKEAAEEAAAPAAAAAPAAADSAAPAAEAK; encoded by the coding sequence ATGGAACTCACAACGCTCAAAGCTACCTCGAGAGTGCTAGGTGCAAACCGTGCTAACGCCCGTTTGCGTAAGGCTGGTCAGATTCCGGCCGTCTATTATGGTAAGGGTACCGAAGCTGTGAACATTAGCGTCAGCGACATCGACCTGCGCAAGGTTCTCGCTCCGGGCAAGCGTTACACGCTTCTCGACCTCGAAATCGATGGCAAGGCCGGCAATCCGGCTGTTGTTTACTCCTACCAGAAGGATGCCATCACTCAGAAGTTCATCCACATCGACTTCATCAAGATCGCAGAAGACTCCATGGTCAAGGTCCGCGTCCCGGTGAAGCTCTCCGGTCTCCCGATTGGCGTCAAGACCCAGGGCGGTCTCTTCTCTCAGGAAACCCGCTACCTCATGCTCGCTGCCAAGCCGGCTTGCATCCCGACCGTTCTCGAATTGGATATTTCCAACTTCGAGACCAACGTGACCTTCTATGCCAAGGACTTCAAGCTCCCCGAAGGCGTGGAACTCGCTTCCGGTCCTCGCACCGTTATCTTCACGATTTCCTCCAAGGCTAAGAAGAAGGAAGCCGCTGAAGAAGCCGCCGCTCCGGCCGCTGCCGCTGCTCCGGCTGCTGCTGACTCCGCCGCTCCGGCTGCCGAAGCCAAGTAA
- the pth gene encoding aminoacyl-tRNA hydrolase yields MYLIVGLGNPGTQYSNTHHNAGFMAVEKLADPNKDWKSEHKALTMKVNVAGEECLLVKPQTYMNLSGEAVQALMTWYKVKVDHLLVFSDDINLDVGRIRCRKDGSHGGQNGLRNIIEHVGDKFPRIRFGVGKCPPKFDLSNWVLAKFPPEDRPLFDEAIAKVPALVECYFKLGIEKCMERYNGK; encoded by the coding sequence ATGTATCTAATCGTCGGACTCGGGAATCCCGGAACTCAGTATAGCAACACGCATCACAATGCGGGTTTTATGGCGGTCGAAAAGCTCGCCGACCCGAACAAGGACTGGAAAAGCGAACACAAGGCGCTCACCATGAAGGTGAATGTCGCGGGCGAGGAATGCCTCCTGGTAAAACCACAGACCTACATGAACCTCTCGGGCGAGGCCGTCCAGGCCCTGATGACCTGGTACAAGGTGAAGGTGGACCACCTGCTTGTCTTTAGCGACGATATCAACCTGGACGTGGGCCGCATCCGCTGCCGCAAGGACGGGAGCCACGGCGGCCAGAACGGGCTTAGGAACATCATCGAGCATGTGGGCGACAAGTTCCCGCGCATCCGCTTTGGGGTAGGGAAGTGCCCGCCAAAATTCGACCTCAGCAACTGGGTACTTGCGAAGTTCCCTCCCGAGGATCGCCCGCTATTTGATGAGGCGATTGCAAAAGTGCCTGCGCTTGTGGAATGCTATTTCAAGCTCGGCATCGAGAAGTGCATGGAACGCTACAACGGGAAGTAG